A section of the Methanosarcina mazei S-6 genome encodes:
- the aroA gene encoding 3-phosphoshikimate 1-carboxyvinyltransferase — protein MRASISKSSIKGEVFAPPSKSYTHRAITLAALSKESIIHRPLLSADTLATIRASEMFGAAVRREKENLIIQGSNGKPGIPDDVIDAANSGTTLRFMTAIAGLTDGITVLTGDSSLRTRPNGPLLEVLNRLGAKACSTRGNERAPIVVKGGIKGSEVEISGSISSQFISALLIACPLAENSTTLSIIGKLKSRPYVDVTIEMLGLAGVKIHTDDNNGTKFIIPGKQKYDLKQYTVPGDFSSASYLLAAAAMLEGSEITVKNLFPSKQGDKVIIDTLKQMGADITWDMEAGIVTVRGGRKLKAITFDAGSTPDLVPTVAVLASVAEGTSRIENAEHVRYKETDRLHALATELPKMGVSLKEEMDSLTITGGTLEGAEVHGWDDHRIVMSLAIAGMVAGNTIVDTTESVSISYPDFFKDMRNLGAKVKEIPEE, from the coding sequence ATGCGCGCCTCAATTAGCAAATCCTCAATCAAAGGGGAGGTCTTTGCCCCTCCTTCAAAGAGTTACACCCACAGGGCTATAACTCTCGCAGCCCTTTCAAAAGAATCGATCATTCACCGTCCCCTCCTTTCCGCTGATACTCTTGCTACAATCAGAGCTTCTGAGATGTTCGGAGCCGCGGTTAGACGGGAGAAAGAAAATCTCATCATCCAGGGATCTAATGGAAAGCCCGGTATTCCTGATGATGTAATTGATGCCGCAAATTCAGGGACAACCCTCCGCTTTATGACAGCAATAGCAGGCTTAACTGACGGAATCACTGTACTTACAGGAGACTCATCTCTTCGCACGCGTCCAAACGGACCTCTTCTTGAAGTTCTCAACAGGCTGGGAGCAAAAGCCTGTTCTACGCGAGGAAACGAAAGAGCGCCTATTGTGGTCAAAGGAGGAATTAAGGGATCTGAAGTGGAAATAAGCGGCTCGATCAGCTCCCAGTTTATCTCTGCTCTTCTTATAGCCTGCCCGCTTGCTGAAAACAGCACCACTCTTTCCATTATAGGAAAACTGAAGTCAAGACCTTATGTTGACGTGACCATAGAAATGCTCGGGCTGGCAGGAGTCAAAATCCATACAGATGATAATAACGGCACGAAATTTATCATCCCCGGAAAACAGAAATACGACCTGAAACAATACACGGTTCCCGGAGACTTTTCTTCTGCTTCCTACCTGCTAGCAGCTGCAGCCATGCTTGAAGGCTCCGAAATCACAGTCAAAAATCTATTCCCTTCAAAACAGGGAGATAAAGTGATTATTGATACTCTCAAACAGATGGGAGCAGACATAACATGGGACATGGAAGCTGGCATTGTGACCGTAAGAGGAGGAAGAAAATTAAAAGCCATTACCTTTGATGCCGGATCAACCCCTGACCTTGTACCGACTGTTGCCGTCCTTGCTTCAGTTGCCGAAGGGACCAGCAGAATAGAAAACGCCGAGCATGTCCGCTATAAAGAAACAGACCGGCTTCACGCCCTTGCGACCGAGCTTCCGAAAATGGGAGTCTCCCTCAAAGAAGAAATGGACAGCCTGACAATCACCGGAGGGACTCTTGAGGGAGCCGAAGTCCACGGCTGGGACGACCACCGGATTGTGATGTCTCTAGCTATAGCAGGCATGGTTGCAGGAAACACGATAGTTGACACCA
- a CDS encoding thymidylate synthase has translation MENKFEIGRIIRAKNISDAWYRGLNIIWNHGRVITDERGSQIKEFMDLMVVIENPYTDRIPADTAWNEERLEEYAKQLISGENIQDFEYTYGQRLRNWNGEVDQIEYVIEKLKESPTSRRATAVTWIPPVDTKVNEVPCMILDDFKIRDEKVHLTTLFRSHDFGGAYPANLYGLSKLLEYVAEKVGVEPGVITTVSISAHVYDHDWDMVENIVKGIN, from the coding sequence ATGGAAAACAAGTTTGAGATTGGCAGGATCATCAGGGCAAAGAACATTTCTGATGCATGGTACCGCGGACTTAATATTATCTGGAACCACGGGAGAGTAATTACTGACGAAAGGGGAAGCCAGATAAAGGAATTCATGGATTTGATGGTGGTAATTGAAAATCCCTATACGGACAGAATTCCCGCAGATACTGCCTGGAATGAAGAAAGGCTTGAAGAGTATGCAAAACAGCTGATCTCAGGCGAAAATATACAGGACTTTGAGTACACTTACGGGCAGCGTCTCAGGAACTGGAATGGGGAGGTGGACCAGATAGAGTATGTAATCGAAAAGCTGAAGGAGAGTCCCACCTCCAGACGTGCTACAGCTGTAACCTGGATTCCGCCTGTGGATACAAAGGTCAATGAAGTCCCCTGCATGATCCTGGACGACTTCAAGATCCGGGATGAGAAAGTCCACCTTACTACACTTTTCAGGAGCCACGACTTTGGAGGAGCTTACCCTGCAAACCTTTACGGACTCTCCAAACTTCTTGAATACGTTGCCGAAAAAGTAGGAGTGGAGCCAGGAGTAATCACCACTGTAAGCATTTCAGCCCATGTCTATGACCACGACTGGGACATGGTAGAAAACATTGTGAAAGGTATAAACTGA
- the htpX gene encoding zinc metalloprotease HtpX has translation MKNMLKTTVLLAALTGLLVIIGDYFGGTGGMIIAFLFAVVLNFGSYWYSDKIVLKMYRAKEVSPAEAPNLHRIVDGLVMKAGIPKPKVYIVQSGMPNAFATGRDPKHAAVAATTGILELLSYEEMEGVLAHELAHVKNRDTLISAIAATLAGVVTMLAHWAQWAAIFGGFGGRDDDGNGGIVGLIAMAIVAPIAATLIQLAISRSREFAADEEGARISRKPWALADALEKLEYGNSHYRARVSDVQAKESSAHMFIVNPLKGGAVQSLFRTHPVTDERVRRLRAMKF, from the coding sequence ATGAAGAACATGCTTAAAACTACAGTTTTGCTTGCCGCCCTTACAGGTCTCCTTGTTATCATAGGTGACTACTTTGGCGGAACAGGCGGAATGATCATCGCATTCCTGTTTGCAGTAGTTCTCAACTTTGGGAGCTACTGGTACAGTGACAAGATAGTCCTTAAGATGTACAGGGCAAAAGAAGTTTCCCCGGCGGAAGCTCCAAACCTGCACAGGATTGTCGATGGGCTCGTGATGAAAGCAGGAATACCAAAACCTAAAGTGTATATTGTACAGTCCGGAATGCCCAATGCCTTTGCAACCGGCAGAGATCCAAAGCATGCGGCTGTGGCTGCAACTACCGGAATTCTTGAGCTCCTCTCTTATGAAGAGATGGAAGGTGTACTGGCACACGAGCTGGCACACGTAAAGAACAGGGATACCCTGATAAGTGCTATAGCTGCAACCCTTGCAGGTGTTGTCACAATGCTTGCTCACTGGGCGCAGTGGGCTGCAATATTCGGCGGTTTCGGAGGCAGAGACGATGACGGCAACGGCGGAATCGTTGGCCTTATTGCAATGGCCATTGTGGCGCCGATTGCTGCAACCCTTATCCAGCTTGCAATCTCAAGGTCAAGAGAATTTGCAGCCGATGAAGAAGGAGCCAGGATTTCCAGAAAACCATGGGCTCTTGCTGATGCTCTTGAAAAGCTCGAATATGGGAACTCTCATTACAGAGCGAGAGTCTCAGATGTACAGGCAAAGGAAAGCAGTGCCCACATGTTTATTGTCAACCCTCTGAAAGGAGGAGCTGTTCAGTCCCTCTTCAGGACTCACCCCGTGACCGATGAACGTGTAAGGCGCCTGAGGGCAATGAAGTTCTAA
- a CDS encoding restriction endonuclease, with the protein MAIPDYQAVMLPLLKYAGDGKEHHIRDAIEKLAEEFELSEEERKELLPSGQQAIFKNRIGWANTYLKKAGLLGSRKKGYFSITRRGLDVLREKPPSIDVSFLKRYKEFNEFYNKDKQVLIDKPDVPEAEGKRALDPEESLEIAYQKLHNELVSEIISTTKKCSPAFFESLVVDVLTKMGYGGSRVDAGKAIGKSHDGGIDGIIKEDRLGLDVIYIQAKRWEGTVSKPEIQKFAGALIGKKAKKGVFITTSSFSKEAIEYADFTGNIVLVDGEMLARLMIEYNVGVSRVKSYEVKKMDTDYFEDGVI; encoded by the coding sequence ATGGCAATTCCAGATTATCAGGCTGTAATGCTCCCTTTGTTGAAATATGCAGGAGACGGTAAAGAGCACCACATTCGCGATGCAATAGAAAAACTGGCCGAAGAATTCGAGCTGAGTGAAGAGGAAAGAAAAGAACTTCTACCGAGTGGTCAACAGGCTATTTTTAAGAACAGAATAGGATGGGCTAATACTTATCTGAAAAAGGCTGGACTACTGGGTTCCAGAAAAAAAGGATATTTTTCCATTACCCGGAGAGGACTGGATGTTCTCAGAGAAAAACCTCCTTCCATTGATGTCAGTTTTCTGAAGAGATACAAGGAATTTAATGAATTTTACAATAAGGACAAACAGGTTTTAATTGACAAGCCAGATGTTCCCGAAGCGGAAGGAAAAAGAGCTCTCGACCCCGAAGAATCTCTCGAAATCGCATATCAGAAACTTCACAACGAACTTGTTTCCGAAATAATTTCTACTACTAAAAAATGCTCTCCTGCTTTCTTTGAATCACTGGTTGTTGACGTTCTGACAAAAATGGGATATGGGGGTTCAAGAGTCGATGCCGGAAAAGCGATTGGCAAAAGCCATGACGGCGGCATTGATGGCATCATAAAAGAAGACAGGCTAGGGCTCGATGTAATTTATATACAGGCGAAGCGCTGGGAAGGTACGGTATCAAAACCTGAAATCCAGAAGTTTGCCGGAGCTCTTATAGGTAAGAAGGCTAAGAAAGGCGTTTTCATAACGACCTCAAGCTTTTCAAAAGAGGCTATTGAATATGCCGACTTTACAGGAAATATTGTCCTGGTTGACGGGGAAATGCTTGCACGGCTAATGATTGAGTATAACGTTGGGGTTTCGAGGGTAAAATCATATGAAGTCAAAAAGATGGATACAGATTATTTTGAAGATGGAGTAATCTAA
- a CDS encoding dihydrofolate reductase family protein produces MNIPKIKLYIACSLDGYIAREDGSIDWLTEYDNNSETDYGYSEFYASVGTVLMGRKTYEQVLGFGDWPYADKKTYVFTGQKEPLLREKNVEFVSGNVREFTRQLKENTDKDIWLVGGSQLIKAFLEEDLVDDMIVFIVPIILGGGIPLFDRIGKEIKLKMTNTERYESGLLRTEYNLKPT; encoded by the coding sequence ATAAATATACCAAAAATAAAACTTTACATCGCCTGCAGCCTCGACGGTTACATAGCCAGAGAAGACGGCAGCATAGACTGGTTAACAGAATACGACAACAATTCCGAAACCGATTACGGCTACTCCGAATTTTACGCATCAGTCGGTACAGTTCTCATGGGCAGAAAGACCTATGAGCAGGTCCTGGGTTTTGGAGACTGGCCTTATGCGGACAAGAAAACTTATGTTTTTACAGGGCAAAAAGAGCCTCTGCTCCGGGAGAAAAACGTAGAATTTGTTTCCGGGAATGTCAGAGAGTTCACGCGCCAGCTGAAAGAGAATACTGACAAGGATATCTGGCTTGTGGGTGGCTCACAGCTTATTAAGGCGTTTCTCGAAGAAGACCTGGTGGATGATATGATCGTTTTTATTGTTCCGATCATTCTTGGAGGAGGAATTCCGCTTTTTGATCGGATTGGAAAAGAGATTAAACTCAAGATGACCAATACGGAGAGATATGAAAGCGGGCTTTTGAGAACGGAATATAACCTGAAGCCGACATAA
- a CDS encoding class I SAM-dependent methyltransferase, translating into MEEPDSDFKFHANTLVFKLRDFFFPRRKILEEAGIKPGFKVLDYGCGSGSYIRDASEMAGPSGKVYALDINPVAIEMVNQLAFIKQLKNVETILSDYNSGLPASSMDVVLFYDTYHTLKKPELVMKELHRILKPEGILSFRDHYMNESEIMEGATRKRLFKLKKKGKKTYSFKKDES; encoded by the coding sequence ATGGAAGAGCCAGATTCTGATTTCAAGTTCCATGCAAATACCCTCGTATTTAAGTTGCGCGACTTCTTTTTTCCCCGCAGAAAGATCCTCGAAGAAGCCGGTATAAAGCCCGGTTTTAAAGTTCTGGATTACGGCTGCGGGTCAGGGTCCTATATTCGTGATGCTTCCGAGATGGCAGGCCCTTCAGGAAAGGTCTACGCCCTGGATATAAACCCTGTTGCTATTGAGATGGTCAATCAACTCGCTTTTATAAAACAACTGAAAAACGTAGAAACTATCCTTTCAGACTATAATTCAGGCCTTCCAGCATCCAGTATGGACGTGGTTCTCTTTTATGATACCTATCATACCCTGAAAAAACCGGAACTGGTTATGAAGGAGCTTCACAGAATTCTTAAACCCGAAGGCATTCTTTCCTTCAGGGACCATTACATGAATGAATCAGAAATAATGGAAGGGGCTACTCGAAAAAGATTATTCAAGCTGAAAAAGAAAGGTAAAAAGACATATTCTTTCAAAAAAGATGAAAGTTAA
- a CDS encoding nitrilase-related carbon-nitrogen hydrolase has product MTSIITACIQMNISPCSKHENLDHALSLAEEAVSKEAELLVFPEVFSTGFCYERIEEVAETVSGPTIEALSDFSREYGCILAGSMIEKREIKDKGAISPEKRAPYQYNLGFCIESGKLAGIRRKVQLYGPEKKYFASGDSIAPIRLQKYSLSLGLIVCNELRYPEVARKMTLDGADLLVSAAEIPDFYIYPWRIMSISRAIENQLPHIACNRVGKDRYSTYPGSSFITDGWGRILAKAGKEECVILGEIDLDEARKIRQTGSILEDRRPDLY; this is encoded by the coding sequence GTGACCTCTATTATAACCGCCTGTATCCAGATGAATATTTCACCCTGCTCGAAGCATGAAAATCTTGATCACGCCCTTTCCCTGGCAGAAGAAGCAGTTTCAAAAGAAGCAGAGTTGCTTGTCTTTCCGGAAGTTTTCTCAACCGGTTTTTGTTATGAGCGCATAGAAGAAGTGGCTGAAACCGTTTCAGGTCCCACTATTGAGGCTCTCAGTGACTTTTCCAGAGAATATGGCTGTATCCTTGCGGGCTCAATGATAGAAAAGAGAGAAATAAAGGATAAGGGGGCAATAAGTCCGGAAAAAAGAGCTCCTTATCAATATAACCTCGGTTTCTGTATCGAATCCGGAAAACTTGCAGGCATCCGCAGAAAAGTCCAGCTTTACGGTCCCGAAAAAAAATATTTTGCGTCCGGAGACAGTATAGCCCCTATCAGGCTGCAAAAATACAGCCTCTCACTGGGACTTATAGTCTGCAATGAACTCAGGTATCCTGAAGTTGCCCGAAAAATGACTCTTGATGGAGCAGACCTTCTGGTCTCAGCTGCCGAAATTCCGGATTTTTACATATATCCCTGGCGTATCATGTCAATCTCCAGGGCAATAGAAAATCAACTGCCGCATATTGCATGTAACAGGGTTGGAAAAGACAGGTATTCTACTTATCCGGGGAGCTCCTTTATTACTGATGGCTGGGGCCGCATTCTGGCAAAGGCTGGAAAAGAAGAGTGTGTTATTCTGGGGGAAATTGACCTTGACGAGGCAAGAAAAATCAGACAAACCGGCTCTATTCTCGAAGACCGCAGGCCTGACCTTTATTAA
- the gatB gene encoding Asp-tRNA(Asn)/Glu-tRNA(Gln) amidotransferase subunit GatB codes for MVYENPDGIRIGLEIHVQLNKLKTKMFCGCSTDYHNAAPNTHTCPVCLGLPGALPVLNKKAVEAAIKVGLALEGEIAEETQFHRKNYFYPDLPKGFQVTQYDYPIVSKGKVVIEGEDGEHVVGITRAHMEEDPGKLVHIGSIEKSKGVLIDYNRSGMPLIETVTEPDMRSPKEARRFLDKFRNILEYLDVFDGNLEGAMRVDANVSVHWGTRVEVKNISSHKGVERALLYEIMRQKNVIRRGGKITQETRHFDEGRGVTISMRTKEEAEDYRYFREPDLMPMRVTGWIPAIKETLPELPDAKRARFMEQYGITDMHARALTSKIMLADFYEGVCAKGVDPKVAATWTADVLLGELNYRDLAISSYDGRTIGFIHAKDPEVENSFKVSDMVELVTLFAEGKVSDRAAVEVIRTILDGNEEKSPSQIIEEKGLFKAEDDLVTRAVAETIAENEAAVQDYLGGTEKSLNFLVGQVMKKTKGTADAKTARELIVKELKG; via the coding sequence ATGGTCTATGAAAACCCTGACGGTATAAGGATAGGGCTTGAAATCCACGTCCAGCTTAACAAACTCAAGACCAAAATGTTCTGCGGCTGCTCTACAGATTATCACAATGCGGCCCCCAATACCCACACCTGTCCGGTCTGCCTCGGCCTGCCGGGTGCACTTCCGGTCCTTAATAAAAAAGCCGTGGAAGCAGCAATTAAAGTGGGGCTTGCCCTTGAAGGTGAGATTGCAGAAGAAACCCAGTTCCACAGGAAGAATTACTTCTATCCTGACCTCCCCAAAGGTTTCCAGGTCACCCAGTACGACTATCCGATTGTTAGCAAAGGAAAAGTCGTGATCGAAGGAGAAGACGGGGAGCATGTGGTAGGAATTACAAGGGCTCACATGGAAGAAGACCCTGGAAAGCTTGTACACATAGGGAGCATTGAAAAGTCCAAAGGTGTCCTTATAGACTACAACAGGTCAGGCATGCCCCTGATCGAGACCGTTACCGAGCCGGATATGAGGAGTCCCAAAGAAGCAAGGAGATTCCTTGATAAGTTCAGAAACATCCTCGAATACCTGGATGTCTTTGACGGAAACCTTGAAGGAGCTATGCGTGTCGACGCGAACGTTTCTGTCCACTGGGGGACCAGGGTTGAGGTCAAAAACATCTCTTCCCATAAAGGAGTGGAAAGAGCACTTCTCTACGAGATCATGCGCCAGAAAAACGTGATCCGCCGCGGAGGAAAAATTACGCAGGAAACGCGTCACTTCGATGAAGGAAGGGGAGTAACCATTTCCATGAGGACAAAAGAAGAGGCAGAAGACTACCGCTACTTCCGTGAACCTGACCTCATGCCAATGCGCGTTACAGGCTGGATACCCGCAATTAAAGAGACCCTTCCCGAGCTTCCGGATGCCAAACGTGCACGCTTCATGGAGCAGTACGGTATCACAGATATGCATGCAAGAGCCCTGACCTCAAAGATTATGCTCGCCGACTTCTACGAAGGCGTTTGCGCAAAAGGGGTAGACCCGAAGGTTGCAGCTACCTGGACTGCTGACGTCCTCCTCGGAGAGTTAAACTATAGAGACCTTGCAATCTCTTCTTACGACGGCAGGACAATTGGCTTTATCCATGCAAAAGACCCTGAAGTGGAGAATTCCTTCAAGGTCTCGGATATGGTTGAACTGGTCACACTTTTTGCCGAAGGCAAGGTCAGCGACAGGGCTGCGGTTGAAGTCATCCGTACCATTCTGGACGGAAATGAGGAAAAGAGCCCATCGCAGATCATAGAAGAAAAAGGCCTTTTCAAAGCCGAAGACGATCTGGTAACCAGAGCTGTTGCAGAAACAATTGCCGAAAACGAAGCTGCCGTGCAGGACTATCTTGGAGGAACGGAAAAGTCCCTGAACTTCCTTGTAGGACAGGTCATGAAAAAGACAAAAGGCACGGCGGACGCAAAGACAGCCCGTGAACTGATTGTAAAGGAACTTAAAGGGTAA
- the gatA gene encoding Asp-tRNA(Asn)/Glu-tRNA(Gln) amidotransferase subunit GatA, with amino-acid sequence MAKWMSVAQVKEKIKESSAEEVTSRYLEVIKKSKINGYLTISDKALEQAKKIDKEGHEGPLAGVPIAIKDNISVVGLPNSCGSKILEGYVPPFNAHVIEKLLSAGAVILGKTNMDEFAMGSSTETSHFGPTANPWDLERVPGGSSGGSAAVVAAGEAPFALGSDTGGSVRCPASFCGVVGLKPTYGAVSRYGVVAYANSLEQVGPLANNVEDIAVLMDVIAGYDRRDSTSIDSKTEYQKALVDDVKGLKIGVPKEFFGEGIHPDVEKAVWDAIHKCESLGATWEEVSMPHIKYALASYYIIAMSEASSNLARFDGTRYGFRAGGENWHAMVSKTRAEGFGTEVKRRILLGTYALSAGYHDKYYLKALKVRTLVKQDFDKALSKVDLLMAPTMPNPAFKIGEKIEDPLTLYLSDINTCPINLAGVPSISVPCGFTDGLPIGLQIMGKPFDEETVLRAAYTFEKNTDYHTKRPPEVA; translated from the coding sequence ATGGCAAAATGGATGAGTGTTGCACAGGTTAAAGAAAAGATTAAAGAAAGTTCAGCCGAAGAAGTGACATCCAGATACCTTGAAGTTATCAAAAAAAGCAAAATCAACGGATATCTAACGATTTCCGATAAGGCTCTTGAGCAGGCAAAAAAGATCGATAAAGAAGGGCATGAAGGCCCTCTTGCAGGCGTACCGATTGCTATTAAGGATAACATTTCTGTTGTCGGGCTGCCAAACAGCTGTGGCTCGAAGATCCTTGAAGGCTATGTCCCTCCTTTCAATGCCCACGTCATAGAGAAACTTCTTTCTGCAGGAGCAGTGATCCTTGGAAAAACCAATATGGACGAATTTGCCATGGGATCTTCCACTGAAACAAGTCATTTCGGGCCGACTGCAAACCCCTGGGACCTTGAAAGAGTGCCAGGCGGGTCTTCCGGTGGAAGTGCAGCAGTTGTAGCAGCAGGAGAAGCTCCTTTTGCTCTCGGTTCCGACACAGGCGGATCTGTACGCTGTCCTGCATCTTTCTGTGGGGTTGTAGGGCTTAAACCGACCTATGGAGCAGTTTCAAGGTACGGGGTTGTGGCTTATGCAAATTCCCTTGAACAGGTTGGACCCCTCGCAAACAACGTGGAAGACATAGCAGTCCTGATGGATGTTATAGCCGGATATGATAGAAGAGATTCCACTTCAATTGACAGCAAAACCGAGTACCAGAAAGCTCTTGTTGATGACGTGAAGGGCCTGAAAATAGGGGTTCCGAAGGAATTCTTCGGGGAAGGCATCCATCCTGACGTAGAAAAAGCAGTATGGGATGCAATACACAAATGTGAGAGCCTCGGAGCGACGTGGGAAGAAGTCTCAATGCCCCATATAAAGTATGCCCTTGCCTCATATTATATAATTGCAATGAGTGAAGCGTCCTCAAACCTTGCCCGCTTCGATGGAACACGTTACGGATTCAGAGCAGGCGGAGAAAACTGGCATGCTATGGTTTCAAAGACCAGAGCTGAAGGTTTCGGCACAGAAGTCAAGAGAAGAATTCTCCTCGGAACCTATGCTCTTTCTGCAGGTTATCATGACAAATACTATCTCAAAGCCCTGAAGGTCAGGACTCTTGTGAAGCAGGACTTTGATAAAGCCCTTTCAAAAGTTGATCTGCTCATGGCTCCGACCATGCCGAACCCTGCTTTTAAGATCGGAGAAAAGATTGAAGACCCGCTTACCCTCTACCTTTCAGACATAAACACCTGCCCGATTAACTTGGCAGGCGTGCCTTCGATCTCCGTGCCCTGCGGATTTACGGACGGGCTGCCGATAGGACTTCAGATAATGGGCAAGCCCTTTGACGAAGAAACTGTCCTGCGTGCAGCTTACACTTTTGAGAAGAATACCGATTACCATACCAAGAGACCTCCGGAGGTGGCATGA
- the gatC gene encoding Asp-tRNA(Asn)/Glu-tRNA(Gln) amidotransferase subunit GatC has product MITKEDVEHIGWLARIEINEQETVEYMEKLNSVLEYFGQLDKVPTEDVAPTYHVAEVYNVFREDVAEECLPQETVLANTEHKQDGTFRVPKIG; this is encoded by the coding sequence ATGATTACAAAAGAAGATGTAGAACATATCGGCTGGCTTGCCCGTATTGAGATCAATGAGCAGGAAACAGTCGAATATATGGAAAAACTTAACTCAGTTCTGGAGTACTTCGGGCAGCTTGATAAGGTGCCAACCGAGGATGTTGCTCCTACATACCACGTTGCTGAGGTCTATAATGTATTCAGGGAGGATGTGGCGGAAGAATGCCTCCCGCAAGAAACTGTTCTTGCAAATACCGAGCACAAACAGGACGGGACTTTCAGGGTCCCGAAAATCGGCTGA
- a CDS encoding Coenzyme F420 hydrogenase/dehydrogenase, beta subunit C-terminal domain produces the protein MPLDPICKKIISRDTEYFSDYGGKNYYFCSSECKHKFDALEKSVIRLKRNLSEKEKISFGKLKRDIIKPGICTLCGACAASCEYITIKDEKPELIGPCKACGVCYYQCPRTITTEEGLIGSFRYAYAAQSAIPEIKGQDGGVVTSLLLYALDEGLIDCAVVTVHSEEEPWKPVPIVAKTREEILKSSGSIYSHSMTLEALMSAVKQGMNSVAFVGTSCNIDAVTKMQKSSYGFLHLFMRAKVLKLGLFCMDTFAYEGIKAVLESYGITLDNVDAMKIRKGKFEVALKDGKEHIFELSEFDEYRSSSCRFCTDLTAENSDISFGGVGSPRGYTTVLARSAIGYEIFNEAIDNGYIEARQLTDDELEKVLNLAKMKKVQMYDLHRRQKT, from the coding sequence ATGCCGTTAGATCCTATTTGCAAAAAAATAATATCCAGGGATACTGAATACTTTTCGGATTACGGGGGAAAAAATTACTATTTCTGCAGTTCCGAATGCAAGCATAAATTTGATGCACTTGAAAAAAGCGTCATCAGGCTCAAAAGAAACCTGAGCGAAAAAGAAAAAATTTCATTTGGAAAACTAAAGAGAGATATTATAAAACCGGGAATCTGCACTCTTTGCGGAGCCTGTGCAGCAAGCTGTGAGTATATAACCATCAAAGATGAAAAGCCTGAACTGATCGGTCCCTGCAAAGCCTGTGGGGTCTGCTACTACCAGTGCCCCAGAACTATCACTACGGAAGAAGGGCTGATAGGTAGCTTCAGGTATGCTTATGCTGCACAGTCTGCCATACCGGAAATAAAAGGTCAGGACGGAGGGGTTGTGACTTCTCTTCTTCTGTATGCTCTGGACGAGGGGCTTATCGACTGCGCCGTGGTCACGGTTCATTCAGAAGAAGAACCCTGGAAACCCGTACCCATAGTTGCAAAAACCAGGGAAGAGATCCTGAAGAGTAGCGGCAGCATTTACTCCCATTCGATGACACTGGAAGCCCTTATGAGCGCAGTCAAACAGGGAATGAACAGCGTTGCCTTCGTAGGTACGAGCTGCAATATCGATGCAGTCACAAAAATGCAAAAAAGCTCTTACGGTTTTCTGCACCTTTTTATGAGGGCGAAGGTCCTCAAACTGGGACTTTTCTGCATGGACACTTTTGCCTACGAAGGGATCAAAGCAGTACTGGAAAGCTATGGGATCACTCTTGACAACGTCGATGCCATGAAAATCCGAAAAGGGAAATTCGAGGTCGCCCTGAAAGATGGAAAAGAACACATCTTCGAACTCAGCGAATTTGACGAATACAGAAGCTCCTCCTGCCGTTTCTGTACAGACCTGACAGCCGAAAACTCAGACATTTCCTTCGGAGGAGTAGGCAGTCCCAGAGGCTACACTACAGTCCTTGCCCGTTCAGCCATAGGCTATGAAATCTTCAACGAAGCCATAGACAATGGCTACATCGAAGCCCGTCAGCTTACGGATGACGAACTCGAAAAAGTCCTCAACCTGGCAAAGATGAAAAAGGTACAGATGTACGACCTGCACAGAAGGCAGAAAACATAA